One part of the Rutidosis leptorrhynchoides isolate AG116_Rl617_1_P2 chromosome 1, CSIRO_AGI_Rlap_v1, whole genome shotgun sequence genome encodes these proteins:
- the LOC139859145 gene encoding WUSCHEL-related homeobox 1-like produces the protein MWMMGCNEPHDHQDQLNSINMMESYTNNGIRKLRPVVPRPPPFTCTTATSNRHDHHLLPLNHHHEQNKKLELNLQQNMVVVSSRWNPTPEQLQTLEELYRRGTRTPSADEIQHITAQLRRYGKIEGKNVFYWFQNHKARERQKRRRQLHNPTSLINTHNNHNINLERSMQHKDSDVEETRNWAIPTFSEKSVLRERTESRMMNISVNQQQQQHGHGYDVQLHNHRRENSFPERNATWNQMIQPLSCSSSRSSPISCWSTPATTLCANSKTTSSLVVSSRHHYDSFETLELFPVNNNGKERMEKCLVPPMGDVSLSPRQFIEFLPLKN, from the exons ATGTGGATGATGGGTTGCAATGAACCTCATGATCATCAAGATCAGTTAAACAGTATTAACATGATGGAATCTTACACCAACAATGGCATCCGCAAATTAAGACCAGTTGTTCCTAGACCACCGCCGTTCACCTGTACTACCGCTACCTCCAACCGCCATGATCATCATCTTCTTCCACTCAATCATCATCATG AACAAAACAAGAAATTAGAGTTAAATCTACAACAAAATATGGTAGTTGTGAGCTCAAGATGGAACCCTACACCGGAGCAGTTGCAAACCCTAGAAGAATTATACCGTCGAGGGACACGAACACCATCGGCTGATGAAATTCAACACATTACGGCGCAGCTTCGACGTTATGGAAAGATCGAAGGAAAGAATGTTTTTTATTGGTTTCAAAATCATAAGGCTCGAGAACGCCAAAAACGACGTCGTCAGCTTCATAACCCTACGTCTTTAATTAAcactcataataatcataatattaatcttGAACGTTCCATGCAACACAAGGATTCAG ATGTTGAAGAGACCAGAAACTGGGCAATACCTACATTTTCAGAG AAAAGTGTGTTAAGAGAAAGAACAGAATCTAGGATGATGAACATATCTgttaatcaacaacaacaacaacatggaCATGGATATGATGTTCAGCTGCATAACCATAGGAGAGAAAACAGCTTCCCTGAAAGAAATGCCACGTGGAATCAAATGATCCAGCCTTTATCTTGTTCTTCATCAAGATCATCTCCAATAAGCTGCTGGAGTACACCGGCTACAACACTTTGTGCTAATTCTAAAACGACATCATCTCTTGTCGTTTCATCTCGCCATCACTATGACTCGTTTGAAACCTTGGAGTTGTTTCCGGTCAACAATAACGGAAAAGAACGGATGGAGAAATGTTTAGTTCCACCAATGGGTGACGTCAGCCTCAGCCCTCGACAGTTCATTGAGTTTCTTCCGTTGAAAAATTAG